In Zunongwangia sp. HGR-M22, the sequence TCAAAAGCCTCGGTATCATGGTAGTGCTGAGTGTACTTACTGCTTTTGTGTATTTTAAAATCTCTCCGGTTACAGAAATTACTCCAGAGCTTGAAGCAAGGACCTATCCTACGATATTAGATGTTTTAGTGGCCATTTTTGGTGGTCTGGCATTAATAGTTGGTAAGTCTAAAAAAGGAACTATTGCGAGTGTAATTATGGGAGTGGCAATTGCTACGGCTTTAATGCCACCACTTTGTACTGTAGGTTTTAGTCTGGCAAATTCTCAATGGCAAAACGCCGGTGGTGCCTTTTATCTTTTTTCTATAAATGCTGTTTTTATTGCACTTTCGACCTTTGCGGTTGCTAAACTTTTAGGTTTTCCATTGGTGCGATATGCCAATAGCAAGAGGCGAAGAAGAACAGCTCAAATTGCTTCGGCAGTTGCGGTGATTGTAATGATTCCTAGTATCATTTTATTTATAAATCTTTTGAATAAAACCTTATTTGAGACTAAAGCAAAAGATTTTGTTAGTAATGATATTCGTTATTTGGGAGCAGAAGTTTTAAAGCAGGAATCCGATTTTGATAATAAAACAATTGATGTCTATTTAATAGGTAAGCGAGTTCCGGAAGGTACAGTAGCCACCTGGCGGGCTAAGCTAAATGAAATTGAAGCTCTTAAAGAATCACAGCTTATTGTACATCAAAATGCTGAAGACGGCGGAAATCTAGATCAATTATCCTCACAAGTTCGTAGTGGTATTTTGGAAGATTTGTATATGAAAAATCAGGAAGTTGTTGAGAATAAAGATGCCAAGATTCGCTTATTGGAAGATCAAATAAAAAGATACCGGACTTCTTTATTCGATTTTGAAAGTCTTAGTAAAGAAGCTCAGGTGAATTATAGCGAAATCAGGAATCTTGGATATTCTAATCAGGTTATTACCGATTTTCAGAAAGTAGATACCATTCCAACATTTACAATTACCTGGAAAGATAAAGTTACCGCTACTGAAAAAGAAAATAGCAGAAAGAAATTCGAAGCCTGGTTAAATGTTAGGCTAGAACTTGATACATTAAGTGTAAAATCTACTAATTAGTAGCCTTGCAGTTGCGCTTCTCTTACTTTTTTAAATAAGTCTGAAGAATACACAAAGTCGGTCACTGTTTTGTCTGTGGTCTTAAAGATTTCGTCTTTGTTGCCTGTCCACGCCAAAACACCATCTTTTAAAAACGCAATTTTTTCACCAATTTCCAGAACCGAGTTCATATCATGGGTAATGATAATTGTGGTTATATCATACTCATGTGTGATTTTCTGAATTAAATTATCAATAACCGTAGCGGTCGTAGGATCTAATCCCGAGTTAGGTTCATCACAAAATAAATATTTTGGCTGATTTACAATAGCCCGTGCTATAGAAACACGTTTTTGCATACCGCCACTAATTTCTGAAGGGAATTTATCATCTGCACCAATAAGGTTTACGCGCTCCAAAACGAGACTAACTCGTTCTTCCATCTTCGCTTTCTTCATCTTGGTAAACATTTTCAGCGGAAACATAACATTTTCTTTAACTGTCATAGAGTCAAAAAGTGCTCCTCCCTGAAAAACCATCCCAATTTCTTTCCTTAGTTCTCTTCTTTCTTCATCAGAAAATGTACTATAAGGTTTGCCGTCGTATTCAATTACGCCTTGTTCAGGAGTAAAAAGACCTAGCATGTTTTTTAAAAAAACACTTTTTCCAGATCCAGATTGGCCAATTATTAAATTAGTTTTTCCGCGCTCGAAAACAAAATCGATACCTTTTAAAACTTCTTCGCCATTAAAAGCTTTATGTAAACCTTTTACCTCTATCATAATTAACTAAGTAATAATTGAGTAACAACATAGTTGGTTACAATAAGCACCACACTTGTCCAAACAAATGCAGTGGTACTTGCATGGCCAACTTCTAAGGCTCCTCCTTTCATGTAATACCCGTGGTATGCGGGTACAGTAGAAAGAATAATTGCAAACAAGAATGTTTTTATGAATGCATATATAAGATGGAATGTAGTAAAATCATCCTGTAATCCGGTAACAAATTGTTCGGGAGTTACAAATCCTCCAAACACCGCGGCAACATAGGCGCCTAATATTCCTAAAAACATAGAGATGGCGATCACAAAAGGATAGGTCATCATAGCTACGATTTTAGGGAAAATCAAGTAGTTTTTAGAGTTGATTCCCATAACCTCTAACGCATCAATTTGTTCGGTTACCCGCATAGACCCAATACTCGATGTTATAAAAGATCCCACTTTACCTGCCATAATTATGGAAATAAAAGTTGGAGCAAATTCTAAAATCACCGATTGCCTCGCCGCATAGGCTACGAGACTTTTAGGAATTAAAGGGTTGTTGAGGTTTAGTGCTGTTTGAATTGCAACAACTGCTCCTATAAAAAAAGATAGGAAACAAACAATACCCAACGAACCGATAATAAGTTCATCGATTTCCTTAAAAATAAGATCCTTTAAGACCGATCTTTTGGTCATTCTGGCAAAAATACCTTTCAGCATGATAAAGTATTCGCCAATGGAGTGCAGGTAGGTCATTAAACAATTTTTGTAAAGCTAAAATACTAAATTTTACTTCGAAAGTATTTAACGTAGAATTAATCTTTAAGTTTATAAGTTTCTTACTTTTGAAGCATTCTTCAAATTAGTTATTATGAAACGAATATACCTGGCAACATTTATGTTGCTTTTTGCTTTCTCTACAAAAGCACAGCAATCAGAAATCAAAAATAAAAAACCAAAATTGGTGGTAGGAATCGTAGTCGATCAGATGCGATATGACTACCTGAATAAGTTTTGGAATAAATATGACGAGGGTGGTTTTAAACGCTTAATAAAGGAAGGTTTTAATTTCAGAAATAATCATTTCAATTACGCGCCAACGTACACTGGCCCGGGACATACTTCCGTTTGGACAGGAACCAGCCCAATGAATCACGGGATTATAGGGAATAACTGGTATGATAAGTTTGCGGGAGAAATGGTGTATTGTGCACAGGACGATGATGTAGAATCGGTGGGTACCAAGACCGATGCAGGTAAAATGTCACCGCATCGTGTAGAAGCAACGACACTTTCAGACCAAAACAGATTGCATACGCAGTTTAGAGGAAAAACTATCGGGGTTTCTATCAAAGATCGTGGTTCTATACTTCCGGCAGGCCATACGGCAAATGCAGCGTATTGGTATTCGGGCGGTGATGATGGGAAATTTATCACAAGTACTTATTATATGGAAGAATTACCTGCTTGGGTTAAGGATTTCAATAAATCTGGAAAATCAGATTCATATTTAAAAGAGTGGAATACACTCTACGATATTGAAACCTATACCGAAAGCGGGGAAGATGACAACGATTTTGAGAATGGTTTTAAAGGTAAAGACAAAGCTACTTTTCCTTATAATCTGAAAAAATTAAGTAAGAAAAACGGGAATTATAGCTTGATTCCGCAAACACCGTATGGTGATGATATCACTTTGGATTTTGCGCTGGCAGCAATTAAAGGAGAAGATTTAGGTAAAGATGAAGACACCGATATTTTAACCCTTAGTTTTTCTAGTACCGATAAAGTAGGGCATAACTTTGGCGCAAATTCTAAAGAGGTAGAGGATACTTACCTAAGATTAGACAAAAATCTATCTGATCTTTTAAGTTATTTAGATGAAAATGTTGGAAAAGGAGAGTATACCATTTTTCTAACTGCAGATCACGGTGGCGGCCATGTAGGTGGTTTTCTTGATCAAAATAGAATTCCAACCGGAGATCTAGACTATGATAAATTGAAAGACGATTTTTCTGCTTTTTCTACGGAAAAATTTGGCGACGGACTTATCAAAAATGTATCAAATAATCAGATCTTTTTTGATTACGAGTACATGGCAGATAATGATTTAAATCCTGCTGAAGTTGAATCTAAAATTGAGCATTTTTTAATTCAGCAGCCGGGTGTTTATAAAGTATATACTCGAAATGAACTACAGGCTAACAACTTTTCTAATGGATTAGGTTATGTTGTTCAAAACGGATTTAACCAAAAAAGAAGTGGAGATGTAATTATAGTAACCCATCCGGGAAGTGGTTACGGTAAAGGCTCTACCCACGGTAGTGTTTTTAACTACGATACGCACACCCCATTACTGTTTTTTGGAGCTGGCGTGCCAAAAGGTGAAACATATGAGCGTTCAGAGATTGTTGATATTGCGCCAACCATGGCAGCAATTTTAGGAATTGAATATCCAAATGCCACAAGTGGTAAGCCATTAGCGATAATGTTGGACAAGGCTTCAGAATAAAATAAACCGAAATAACTAAAAAGCTCCTGAGTTTCGAAAAAATTCAGGAGCTTTTTTTATTGGCACCGCCAAAGGGTTTAATACTCCATGGCTTACCTCGAAATTGAAAATTCGTTTCCGAATAACGACTCATGGGCTATCTCTAAGGTAGTTTACTCAATTCTGTAGTCAAAAAAAATGTTGTTATTTGAAAATTTTGCCTTTCATTTTTTTCCAGCGTAAGTCCCTAATAAATTTTCCTTCTTCTTCGGAAACTAATAATTCTTCCTTTGATCTTTTTGCTTGAAAATATCCTTTTAAATATGCAGGAAATAAACCGAAGTCTTTTTTCATAAAAGCTAACTTAGCTGAAGCAATTCCGGTAATTAAAAATCCGTAGCCTAATCGATAAAATGCTTTTCCTTGTTTATATCGGGAAGCTTTGTTATTATAATTGGCTCCTGTTGGTTTAAGATGTTTTACAAATAATTTGTCTGTAGTTTGGATTTTCCAGCCGTGAAACTGCGCTAAAAGTTCATCTACGGTATCCCATCCCATTGCCGGCTTTATCCCTTTAATAGCCTTAAAACATTCTTTACGATAGCATTTTAAAGCACCACGAATATGATCTTTATCGGTTAGATTTTCGATAATCCAATCGCCATTTTTTTCGATGGTACAATGTCCGGCGGCCATTCCGATTTTTGGATCTTTTTTGAAAATTTCAACTATAGTTTCTAAGTAATTTTCAGGGAAAATCAAATCAGCATCAAACTTACAGATCAAATCATAATTTTCATCCAGCTCTGCTAAACCAGCATTAAACGCATTAATCACTT encodes:
- a CDS encoding ABC transporter ATP-binding protein, whose translation is MIEVKGLHKAFNGEEVLKGIDFVFERGKTNLIIGQSGSGKSVFLKNMLGLFTPEQGVIEYDGKPYSTFSDEERRELRKEIGMVFQGGALFDSMTVKENVMFPLKMFTKMKKAKMEERVSLVLERVNLIGADDKFPSEISGGMQKRVSIARAIVNQPKYLFCDEPNSGLDPTTATVIDNLIQKITHEYDITTIIITHDMNSVLEIGEKIAFLKDGVLAWTGNKDEIFKTTDKTVTDFVYSSDLFKKVREAQLQGY
- the pafA gene encoding alkaline phosphatase PafA is translated as MKRIYLATFMLLFAFSTKAQQSEIKNKKPKLVVGIVVDQMRYDYLNKFWNKYDEGGFKRLIKEGFNFRNNHFNYAPTYTGPGHTSVWTGTSPMNHGIIGNNWYDKFAGEMVYCAQDDDVESVGTKTDAGKMSPHRVEATTLSDQNRLHTQFRGKTIGVSIKDRGSILPAGHTANAAYWYSGGDDGKFITSTYYMEELPAWVKDFNKSGKSDSYLKEWNTLYDIETYTESGEDDNDFENGFKGKDKATFPYNLKKLSKKNGNYSLIPQTPYGDDITLDFALAAIKGEDLGKDEDTDILTLSFSSTDKVGHNFGANSKEVEDTYLRLDKNLSDLLSYLDENVGKGEYTIFLTADHGGGHVGGFLDQNRIPTGDLDYDKLKDDFSAFSTEKFGDGLIKNVSNNQIFFDYEYMADNDLNPAEVESKIEHFLIQQPGVYKVYTRNELQANNFSNGLGYVVQNGFNQKRSGDVIIVTHPGSGYGKGSTHGSVFNYDTHTPLLFFGAGVPKGETYERSEIVDIAPTMAAILGIEYPNATSGKPLAIMLDKASE
- a CDS encoding MlaE family ABC transporter permease; amino-acid sequence: MTYLHSIGEYFIMLKGIFARMTKRSVLKDLIFKEIDELIIGSLGIVCFLSFFIGAVVAIQTALNLNNPLIPKSLVAYAARQSVILEFAPTFISIIMAGKVGSFITSSIGSMRVTEQIDALEVMGINSKNYLIFPKIVAMMTYPFVIAISMFLGILGAYVAAVFGGFVTPEQFVTGLQDDFTTFHLIYAFIKTFLFAIILSTVPAYHGYYMKGGALEVGHASTTAFVWTSVVLIVTNYVVTQLLLS
- a CDS encoding glycosyltransferase family 2 protein; this translates as MRIYIVIPAHNEADFIGLTLQSLVSQTFLPSEIVVVNDQSTDATPKIVQDFIKKHPFIQLKNTTSSEAHQPGSKVINAFNAGLAELDENYDLICKFDADLIFPENYLETIVEIFKKDPKIGMAAGHCTIEKNGDWIIENLTDKDHIRGALKCYRKECFKAIKGIKPAMGWDTVDELLAQFHGWKIQTTDKLFVKHLKPTGANYNNKASRYKQGKAFYRLGYGFLITGIASAKLAFMKKDFGLFPAYLKGYFQAKRSKEELLVSEEEGKFIRDLRWKKMKGKIFK
- a CDS encoding DUF389 domain-containing protein; the encoded protein is MENENKNEEIQEEYHAKAKGFFQSTKVFINDLLDIRTDSDRESTLEAVRKDISFKGHNAWILIFSIFVASIGLNVSSTAVVIGAMLISPLMGPIVGVGMSVAINDVDTLKKSLKSLGIMVVLSVLTAFVYFKISPVTEITPELEARTYPTILDVLVAIFGGLALIVGKSKKGTIASVIMGVAIATALMPPLCTVGFSLANSQWQNAGGAFYLFSINAVFIALSTFAVAKLLGFPLVRYANSKRRRRTAQIASAVAVIVMIPSIILFINLLNKTLFETKAKDFVSNDIRYLGAEVLKQESDFDNKTIDVYLIGKRVPEGTVATWRAKLNEIEALKESQLIVHQNAEDGGNLDQLSSQVRSGILEDLYMKNQEVVENKDAKIRLLEDQIKRYRTSLFDFESLSKEAQVNYSEIRNLGYSNQVITDFQKVDTIPTFTITWKDKVTATEKENSRKKFEAWLNVRLELDTLSVKSTN